A single genomic interval of Pseudorasbora parva isolate DD20220531a chromosome 21, ASM2467924v1, whole genome shotgun sequence harbors:
- the LOC137056054 gene encoding serine/threonine-protein kinase pim-2-like isoform X1: MKSSVCCCCLSSAVDVVEPFSPDPEPSSSASDPSGVKLNDESFESLYNVGEMLGSGGFGSVYKGTRKFDGKKVAIKQLSKTENNRYLYIPGHPKPLVTEVALLLMMRRKPISPLIIQLYEWFEHPGKFTLVMEFPEPCMSLRDYIVRKPILYEPTARFIMRQALLAVQVCIEHGVFHNDIHAENFLLNERTLELKLIDFGCGQLFSSDGYESRTYAGLPYYCPPEVLTEPRFHAVPANVWALGVLLFTMVHVFHPFPNWKQIREAKIPLMYHNLSKKYRDLISQCLARDPTKRPTLEQMSRHRWMR, translated from the exons ATGAAGAGTTCTGTCTGCTGCTGTTGTCTCAGTAGTGCTGTGGATGTTGTGGAGCCTTTTTCCCCTGATCCTGAGCCATCATCATCTGCGTCAGATCCCTCCGGCGTCAAGCTAAATGATG aGTCTTTTGAGTCTCTCTATAATGTGGGAGAGATGCTTGGATCCGGAGGATTTGGCAGCGTGTACAAGGGAACACGCAAATTTGATGGCAAAAAG GTTGCCATCAAGCAGTTAAGCAAGACTGAAAACAATCGTTATCTCTATATT CCTGGGCATCCCAAACCTCTCGTTACAGAAGTGgcgctgctgctgatgatgaggCGAAAACCCATAAGCCCGCTCATCATACAGCTATACGAGTGGTTTGAACATCCTGGAAAATTCACTCTTGTTATGGAGTTCCCGGAGCCTTGCATGAGCTTGCGGGACTACATCGTTCGTAAACCCATCCTGTATGAACCCACAGCACGGTTCATCATGCGACAGGCTCTGCTGGCAGTACAGGTCTGCATCGAGCATGGTGTTTTTCATAATGACATTCATGCGGAGAATTTCCTGTTGAATGAAAGGACGTTGGAGCTCAAGCTGATAGACTTTGGCTGCGGTCAGCTATTTAGCAGTGATGGCTACGAGAGCAGAACATACGCTG GACTACCGTATTACTGCCCACCTGAAGTCTTAACAGAGCCTCGTTTCCACGCCGTACCAGCAAATGTGTGGGCTCTAGGAGTGCTGTTGTTCACTATGGTGCACGTATTTCATCCCTTTCCCAATTGGAAACAAATCAGAGAAGCCAAAATTCCATTAATGTACCACAACTTATCCAAAA AATACAGGGATCTGATTAGCCAGTGCCTAGCCCGGGATCCAACTAAACGGCCAACGTTAGAGCAGATGTCACGACATAGATGGATGAGATGA
- the LOC137056054 gene encoding serine/threonine-protein kinase pim-2-like isoform X2 — protein MKSSVCCCCLSSAVDVVEPFSPDPEPSSSASDPSGVKLNDESFESLYNVGEMLGSGGFGSVYKGTRKFDGKKVAIKQLSKTENNRYLYIPGHPKPLVTEVALLLMMRRKPISPLIIQLYEWFEHPGKFTLVMEFPEPCMSLRDYIVRKPILYEPTARFIMRQALLAVQVCIEHGVFHNDIHAENFLLNERTLELKLIDFGCGQLFSSDGYESRTYAGLPYYCPPEVLTEPRFHAVPANVWALGVLLFTMVHVFHPFPNWKQIREAKIPLMYHNLSKRNNILAVLGGGLELET, from the exons ATGAAGAGTTCTGTCTGCTGCTGTTGTCTCAGTAGTGCTGTGGATGTTGTGGAGCCTTTTTCCCCTGATCCTGAGCCATCATCATCTGCGTCAGATCCCTCCGGCGTCAAGCTAAATGATG aGTCTTTTGAGTCTCTCTATAATGTGGGAGAGATGCTTGGATCCGGAGGATTTGGCAGCGTGTACAAGGGAACACGCAAATTTGATGGCAAAAAG GTTGCCATCAAGCAGTTAAGCAAGACTGAAAACAATCGTTATCTCTATATT CCTGGGCATCCCAAACCTCTCGTTACAGAAGTGgcgctgctgctgatgatgaggCGAAAACCCATAAGCCCGCTCATCATACAGCTATACGAGTGGTTTGAACATCCTGGAAAATTCACTCTTGTTATGGAGTTCCCGGAGCCTTGCATGAGCTTGCGGGACTACATCGTTCGTAAACCCATCCTGTATGAACCCACAGCACGGTTCATCATGCGACAGGCTCTGCTGGCAGTACAGGTCTGCATCGAGCATGGTGTTTTTCATAATGACATTCATGCGGAGAATTTCCTGTTGAATGAAAGGACGTTGGAGCTCAAGCTGATAGACTTTGGCTGCGGTCAGCTATTTAGCAGTGATGGCTACGAGAGCAGAACATACGCTG GACTACCGTATTACTGCCCACCTGAAGTCTTAACAGAGCCTCGTTTCCACGCCGTACCAGCAAATGTGTGGGCTCTAGGAGTGCTGTTGTTCACTATGGTGCACGTATTTCATCCCTTTCCCAATTGGAAACAAATCAGAGAAGCCAAAATTCCATTAATGTACCACAACTTATCCAAAA GAAACAACATACTTGCTGTCCTTGGTGGAGGGCTTGAGCTCGAGACTTGA